Proteins encoded together in one Drosophila suzukii unplaced genomic scaffold, CBGP_Dsuzu_IsoJpt1.0 scf_7, whole genome shotgun sequence window:
- the LOC139355065 gene encoding uncharacterized protein, with product MAVNVQKVVKECEVCKITKTANKNDRPPMGEQRDQSLEFGDFVCLDHFSKFVWLQPMRHAVAAEVIKFLETKIFHQYGVPEFIHSDNGKQFVSQIFGELMTRYGFRHVRTRLYSPQANAEERVVKMYKRSVQRRRDQHHALEKGMTHFGA from the exons ATGGCTGTAAATGTCCAAAAAGTAGTGAAGGAATGCGAGGTCTGTAAGATCACCAAGACcgccaacaaaaatgaccGACCACCCATGGGAGAACAGCGG GACCAAAGCTTGGAATTCGGTGATTTTGTATGCCTAGACCATTTCTCCAAGTTTGTCTGGCTGCAGCCGATGAGACATGCAGTAGCTGCAGAAGTCATCAAATTCCTGGAGaccaaaattttccatcaatatGGGGTCCCCGAGTTCATACACTCGGACAACGGCAAGCAGTttgtgtctcaaatttttggcgAGCTAATGACCCGCTACGGTTTTCGACACGTAAGGACTCGACTTTACTCCCCACAAGCGAATGCGGAGGAGAGG GTGGTTAAGAtgtacaagcgctctgttcagagacggcgcgaccaacatcatgccctggagaaagGAATGACTCACTTCGGAGCATAA